A section of the Jaculus jaculus isolate mJacJac1 chromosome 6, mJacJac1.mat.Y.cur, whole genome shotgun sequence genome encodes:
- the Smyd5 gene encoding SET and MYND domain-containing protein 5, which translates to MAASMCDVFSFCVGVAGRARGSVEVRFVSSAKGKGLFATQLIRKGETIFVERPLVAAQFLWNALYRYRACDHCLRALEKAEENAQRLTGKPGQILPHPELCSVQKDLHQNCPHCQVMYCSAECRLAAAEQYHQILCPGPSQDDPRHPLNKLQEAWRSVHYPPETASIMLMARMVATVKQAKDKDHWIRLFSQFCNKTANEEEEIVHKLLGDKFKGQLELLRRLFTEALYEEALSQWFTPDGFRSLFALVGTNGQGIGTSSLSQWVHACDALELKPQEREQLDAFIDQLYKDIEAATGEFLNCEGSGLFVLQSCCNHSCVPNAETSFPENNFLLHVTALEDIKPGEEICISYLDCCQRERSRHSRHKILRENYLFVCSCPKCMAEADEPSLTSEDEEEEEEEEEEGEPEDAELGDEMTDV; encoded by the exons GGAAAGGGACTGTTTGCCACACAACTGATCCGGAAGGGAGAGACCATCTTTGTTGAACGGCCCCTGGTGGCTGCACAGTTTCTCTGGAATGCACTTTATCGCTATCGGG CCTGTGACCACTGCCTTCGGGCACTGGAGAAGGCTGAGGAGAATGCCCAAAGGCTAACTGGAAAACCTGGCCAGATTCTGCCCCACCCAGAGCTGTGCAGTGTTCAAAAGGATCTCCATCAGAACTGCCCCCACTGCCAG GTGATGTACTGCAGTGCAGAATGTCGGCTGGCGGCTGCAGAGCAGTATCACCAGATCCTGTGCCCAGGTCCCTCCCAGGATGACCCCCGGCATCCTCTCAATAAGCTGCAGGAGGCATGGAG GAGTGTTCACTACCCCCCTGAGACTGCAAGCATCATGCTGATGGCCCGGATGGTGGCCACAGTGAAGCAG GCTAAAGATAAGGACCATTGGATCCGGCTCTTCTCCCAGTTCTGTAACAAAACAGCCAATGAGGAGGAGGAAATTGTTCACAAACTCCTTGGGGACAAATTCAAG GGCCAATTGGAACTTCTTCGGAGGCTTTTCACAGAGGCCCTTTATGAGGAGGCACTCAGCCAG TGGTTTACTCCAGATGGGTTCCGGTCTCTTTTTGCTCTTGTTGGGACCAACGGCCAAGGAATTGGGACCAG CTCCCTAAGCCAGTGGGTTCATGCCTGTGACGCTCTGGAGCTGAAGCCTCAGGAACGTGAGCAGCTGGACGCCTTCATTGACCAGTTGTACAAGGATATCGAGGCAG CAACTGGGGAGTTCCTTAATTGTGAAGGGTCAGGCCTCTTTGTGCTTCAGAGCTGCT GCAACCACAGCTGTGTCCCCAATGCTGAGACCTCCTTCCcagaaaataatttccttttacATGTCACCGCCCTGGAAGATATTAAGCCAGGAGAG GAAATCTGTATCAGCTACTTAGACTGCTGTCAGCGGGAGCGTAGCCGCCACAGCCGCCACAAGATCCTCAG GGAGaactatctgtttgtttgttcctGCCCCAAATGCATGGCAGAGGCTGATGAACCCAGTTTGACCTCAGAAgacgaggaggaggaagaggaggaggaagaggaaggagaacccGAAGATGCAGAGCTAGGGGATGAGATGACTGATGTGTGA